A single genomic interval of Oleidesulfovibrio alaskensis DSM 16109 harbors:
- a CDS encoding THxN family PEP-CTERM protein, producing the protein MKIRALFACAVFAAGILVASAASAAVVNSWQYSYHIGFTDWEMSGRNGNVGYWGRQKIDGERAYTDLSWGSWEKRSSIKLTSYTWGNVDTDGDAAYATTMTHTNMPVTTDTLTSGRVKAELALWALDPYYGEKKALTTFLEFDFYETPNNGGLTSDVFILTNPGVTTEGFEYDGEWYTLDFSSSYGIIPDSYVEALKLDKSITYYGWLTPENSKTSVDSYFSISHRQQPTPAPEPATLGLMGMGILALGVYSRMKKKNA; encoded by the coding sequence ATGAAAATTCGTGCTCTTTTTGCGTGCGCCGTCTTTGCGGCGGGTATTCTTGTGGCATCTGCTGCGTCTGCAGCTGTGGTCAACAGCTGGCAATACTCATACCATATCGGTTTCACCGACTGGGAAATGTCCGGCCGTAACGGAAACGTGGGTTACTGGGGGCGCCAGAAGATTGATGGTGAAAGAGCCTACACAGATCTCAGCTGGGGTTCTTGGGAAAAGCGCAGCAGCATCAAACTGACAAGTTATACATGGGGAAATGTTGATACTGATGGTGATGCTGCCTATGCAACCACCATGACCCATACCAACATGCCCGTGACAACTGATACTCTGACCTCCGGCAGGGTGAAAGCCGAACTGGCTCTGTGGGCTCTGGATCCGTATTATGGAGAGAAAAAAGCTCTTACCACCTTTCTTGAATTTGACTTTTACGAAACACCTAACAACGGCGGACTTACCAGCGATGTGTTCATCCTGACCAATCCCGGGGTGACAACAGAAGGGTTTGAATACGACGGTGAGTGGTATACGCTGGATTTCAGCAGCAGCTACGGCATCATACCCGATTCGTATGTCGAAGCACTGAAGCTGGACAAAAGCATAACCTACTATGGCTGGCTTACACCGGAAAATTCTAAAACCTCCGTGGATTCGTATTTTTCCATCAGCCATCGTCAGCAACCCACTCCTGCGCCCGAACCTGCCACTCTGGGCCTCATGGGTATGGGCATACTTGCTCTCGGGGTTTATTCCCGCATGAAAAAGAAAAACGCGTAA
- a CDS encoding THxN family PEP-CTERM protein, which produces MHTRIVTITGILVFNLLFAAVASAAVVTSWGYTYNAGFTDWKMSDRWTRPSKWGKTWIDGEKAYKNLYWGDNWNGWSGISLDSGTSGIVHTNGDAAHAMSMTHSNSPTYGGSLVSGTVKAMLELRALDPYHGSEIALSTALEFAFYETPNNGLLTDDVFILTNPGVTTEGFEYGGEWYTLDFGSSYGVIPESYIEALGLDTSITYYGWLTPENADTTVDTSFTITHRPQPTPAPEPATLGLMGLGLVALGVYSRMKRNVAKRS; this is translated from the coding sequence ATGCACACTCGTATTGTTACAATAACTGGTATTCTTGTTTTCAATCTTCTTTTTGCGGCCGTTGCTTCTGCTGCCGTGGTTACTTCGTGGGGCTACACCTACAACGCCGGTTTTACCGACTGGAAAATGTCCGACCGCTGGACCAGACCTTCTAAGTGGGGAAAAACCTGGATAGATGGCGAGAAGGCCTACAAGAATCTGTACTGGGGCGATAACTGGAACGGCTGGAGCGGAATCTCGCTGGACAGCGGAACCAGCGGTATTGTGCACACCAACGGTGATGCCGCGCATGCCATGTCCATGACGCACAGCAACTCGCCCACTTACGGCGGGTCGCTGGTATCCGGTACCGTCAAGGCCATGCTCGAACTGAGAGCTCTTGATCCGTACCATGGCTCAGAAATAGCGTTGTCCACGGCTCTGGAATTTGCATTTTATGAGACCCCCAATAACGGGCTGCTTACTGATGACGTGTTCATTCTGACCAACCCCGGGGTGACCACCGAAGGCTTCGAATACGGCGGAGAGTGGTACACGCTTGATTTCGGCAGCAGTTACGGTGTCATCCCCGAGTCCTACATCGAAGCTCTGGGGCTGGACACATCCATCACGTACTACGGCTGGCTGACTCCTGAAAATGCAGACACTACGGTGGACACCAGCTTTACCATCACGCATCGGCCGCAACCCACACCTGCGCCGGAGCCTGCAACGCTCGGGCTCATGGGGCTGGGGCTGGTGGCTCTTGGCGTGTATTCCCGTATGAAAAGAAATGTTGCGAAGCGTTCCTGA